From one Asterias amurensis chromosome 10, ASM3211899v1 genomic stretch:
- the LOC139942978 gene encoding heme-binding protein 2-like, producing MADFKLILLIAFASVCVNTCRSRSIQDEPPFCRGLECPHFTSMLTTKDYEFRAYPASKWVSTTIIGADYKSATSEGFDKLFQYISGQNSQKQKIEMTAPVINRVIPGQGPTCADNFTVSFMVPFELQANTPMPTDSTIFMYTLPAHKSYVRSYTGFSDETKFLAEAQALAGALNSTQTYDQSYFYTAGYDSPFNIFNRHNEVWFIV from the exons ATGGCTGATTTTAAATTGATTCTACTGATAGCTTTTGCTTCAGTATGTGTCAATACATGTAGATCAAGATCCATCCAAGACGAACCGCCGTTTTGCAGAGGTCTTGAATGTCCTCATTTTACATCTATGCTAACAACAAAG GATTACGAGTTCAGAGCTTACCCAGCATCTAAATGGGTCAGTACAACCATCATCGGGGCAGACTATAAGAGCGCCACCAGCGAAGGCTTCGATAAACTCTTCCAGTATATCAGCGGGCAAAACTCCCAAA AGCAAAAGATTGAGATGACTGCACCCGTGATAAACCGCGTGATTCCCGGCCAAGGACCAACCTGTGCCGATAACTTCACTGTGTCATTCATGGTTCCATTTGAGTTGCAAGCCAACACACCAATGCCTACTGACTCAACCATCTTCATGTATACTCTACCAGCCCACAAAAGTTATGTCAG GTCCTATACTGGTTTCTCTGACGAAACTAAGTTTCTTGCGGAAGCTCAAGCATTGGCTGGGGCCTTAAACTCCACCCAGACATACGACCAGAGCTACTTCTATACCGCTGGCTACGACAGCCCCTTTAACATCTTCAACAGACATAATGAAGTTTGGTTCATCGTTTAA
- the LOC139942795 gene encoding uncharacterized protein, with amino-acid sequence MAGVEALGAEGGIITEPSAEGGIEEHTATRGTIVPSGMAGSLGISSQRSTEPQIVNNTYTADVLIGDSTRSFVFLQRNTVSLTEEGTNDLRLPPRMSAWAKDDVSTWMKGCLGISKTQADQVADQVQNGNSLIQYNEENLENTFGFTEKEVDMFVSSREAWLLEENKNKDSAFSRVSKTGSADQTVLHFNATYVYNIEVKGTRECIVLIQPGTRLPSDDSRSTVLPVNMLVKNPADSARQKLTYDVIYKFMKQAAQAISMKGLMEIIKRIEDEGGCVVERVERRSIRFIVRFYSQESLDKFRGRCLNGELAEKLTVHLMTVDEIREVSGKELKIQMIIEDTDYEKTKSILGHSSEKRSSLAEEESKWAFLLRKLKKLKRLKLKHFSLNGEGLTKIAKSVMQLADFSELDVSNNPLGSSSGNWSSYLRTMTELDNIDFSDCDLTGWDAKSIAYKIRNKFEVQLRLSGNKKLGSSIDKWMKPFHRIKNLSKLSLSNCKIQGSRVGEIIGELKNVKELDLSSNEIGKTAELWAPALKKLSKLTKLVLRSCGLTVEALKHINDNLKQIQNFVELDVSGNHGVGIYDVAPVSLASNIHKLDMSDCCLNGETLDKYIADKTSLIDINLSKNKDILTSTLSKIFKKLKKLEKLSLSGCSLTGEFMEEIISDCLELVTLDVSDNESLRGTLSLWLGKLEELTQLQRLNLGSCNLASVDVEQVVTTLKDAEIFKELILSGNRDIGKKNLTIVADMHNLHELDLSDCMLHEAYMVHLLGQKSKLVKLNISKNHGLGGTLERWAKNLSNLKDLNVLNLGFSSLKDADALPFAEALATMKRINELCIAGNAVIGKSLYWQVQLRTMKLTKLDISNCSLSEMAIRELLNYRYVGDTEQLKRGPSYLESQLEELDLSFHPDLGVALTA; translated from the exons atggcGGGCGTTGAAGCACTTGGTGCCGAAGGAGGTATTATCACGGAACCTAGTGCTGAAGGAGGTATCGAGGAACATACTGCCACAAGAGGTACCATCGTACCTAGTGGTATGGCGGGCTCGCTTGGGATATCATCACAAAGATCAACAGAGCCACAGATCGTGAACAATACATACACCGCAGACGTGTTGATTGGAGATAGCACAcgttcatttgtttttcttcaacgTAATACTGTAAGCCTTACCG AGGAAGGGACAAATGATCTGAGGTTGCCACCGCGCATGTCAGCATGGGCAAAGGATGACGTCAGTACGTGGATGAAAGGCTGCCTTGGGATAAGTAAGACCCAAGCTGATCAAGTCGCTGATCAAGTTCAAAACGGCAATTCATTGATACAGTACAATGAAGAAAACCTAGAAAACACGTTTGGGTTTACAGAGAAAGAAGTCGATATGTTCGTAAGCTCAAGAGAGGCTTGGTTGTTGGaggagaacaaaaacaaagactCTGCTTTCAGCAGAGTCTCCAAAACAGGCAGTGCTGACCAAACGGTTTTGCATTTTAACGCGACATACGTGTATAACATCGAAGTGAAGGGTACTAGAGAATGTATCGTCTTGATTCAGCCGGGTACCAGACTGCCAAGTGATGACTCTCGTTCTACAG ttttaccCGTGAATATGCTCGTAAAAAATCCGGCAGATTCAGCCAGGCAAAAATTGACCTACGACGTTATTTACAAGTTTATGAAGCAAGCTGCACAGGCTATCAGTATGAAGGGGCTCATGGAAATTATCAAGAGAATTGAAGACGAAGGTGGATGCGTAGTCGAGAGAGTAGAAAGGAGATCCATTAGATTCATCGTGAGGTTTTATTCTCAAGAAAGTCTGGACAAGTTTAGGGGGCGATGTTTGAATGGTGAGCTAGCTGAGAAGCTGACTGTTCATCTGATGACTGTTGATGAGATAAGGGAGGTCTCTGGAAAGGAGTTAAAGATCCAGATGATCATCGAAGACACTGACTACGAAAAGACAAAGAGTATCCTAGGGCATAGTAGTGAGAAGAGATCATCACTCGCTGAAGAAGAATCCAAGTGGGCATTTTTGCTTAGAAAGTTGAAAAAGCTAAAACGTTTGAAGTTGAAACATTTCTCACTGAACGGTGAAGGTTtaacaaaaattgcaaagtcAGTCATGCAGTTGGCGGATTTCTCTGAGCTTGATGTCTCTAATAATCCACTGGGGAGCTCGTCTGGGAATTGGTCGTCATATTTGCGCACCATGACGGAGCTTGATAATATTGACTTCAGCGACTGCGATTTGACAGGATGGGATGCGAAGTCCATAGCTTACAAGATTCGCAACAAGTTTGAAGTTCAGTTAAGGCTCTCAGGCAACAAGAAACTCGGAAGTTCCATAGACAAATGGATGAAACCTTTCCACCGTATAAAGAATCTGAGCAAACTGAGTTTAAGTAATTGCAAGATTCAGGGTAGCAGAGTGGGAGAAATTATCGGTGAGCTCAAGAATGTAAAGGAGTTAGATCTATCCTCCAATGAAATTGGCAAGACGGCAGAGTTGTGGGCACCGGCGCTGAAGAAACTAAGCAAGCTTACTAAGTTGGTGCTGAGGTCCTGTGGTCTCACAGTTGAAGCCTTGAAGCATATCAATGACAATCTCAAGCAAATCCAGAATTTCGTTGAGTTGGATGTATCGGGCAACCATGGGGTTGGAATATATGATGTGGCACCAGTGTCTCTAGCAAGTAACATACATAAGCTTGACATGAGTGATTGTTGCCTTAACGGTGAGACACTCGATAAATACATTGCTGATAAAACATCTCTGATTGACATCAACTTGTCCAAGAATAAAGACATTCTCACATCAACCTTGTCCAAGATCTTTAAAAAACTGAAGAAATTGGAGAAGTTGTCTTTAAGCGGCTGTTCATTGACTGGCGAGTTCATGGAGGAAATTATTAGCGACTGTCTTGAGTTAGTAACATTGGATGTCTCTGATAATGAAAGTCTACGTGGCACGTTGTCATTGTGGTTAGGCAAGCTGGAAGAGCTGACGCAACTTCAACGGTTGAATTTGGGTTCATGTAACTTGGCGAGTGTAGATGTTGAGCAGGTAGTAACAACTCTGAAAGATGCTGAAATCTTTAAGGAGTTAATTCTTTCAGGAAACAGGGACATTGGTAAGAAAAATCTCACAATTGTAGCTGATATGCACAACCTGCACGAGTTGGACCTGAGTGACTGTATGTTACATGAAGCTTACATGGTACATTTGTTGGGACAGAAGAGCAAATTGGTCAAGTTGAATATCTCTAAGAATCACGGACTCGGTGGAACTTTGGAGCGTTGGGCTAAAAACTTGTCTAACTTGAAAGATCTCAATGTGTTGAACTTGGGTTTTTCCTCACTGAAAGACGCAGATGCCCTTCCTTTTGCTGAAGCATTGGCAACAATGAAAAGAATCAATGAACTATGCATTGCAGGGAATGCAGTCATTGGTAAGTCGTTATACTGGCAGGTGCAACTTAGAACAATGAAACTGACGAAGCTAGATATAAGTAACTGTTCACTGTCAGAGATGGCGATACGAGAGCTCTTAAACTACCGGTATGTGGGTGATACAGAACAATTGAAGAGGGGTCCCAGTTATCTCGAAAGTCAGTTGGAGGAGTTGGATTTGTCTTTCCATCCTGATCTCGGAGTAGCGCTGACAGCATAA